The Podospora bellae-mahoneyi strain CBS 112042 chromosome 7, whole genome shotgun sequence genome includes a window with the following:
- the bet5 gene encoding Trafficking protein particle complex subunit BET5 (COG:U; EggNog:ENOG503P30X), whose translation MVVYSFYIFDRHTECIYSKSWLPPPAASSTDILPPTHSHPQQPPQQPPQQPPQQPTSSILTQKQYSDNAKLIFGTVFSLRNMVRKLGGSDDAFISYRTAQYKLHYYETASNLRFVMLTDVATLSMRNVLHQIYINLWVEYVVKNPLSPVEHKGGEGVRNELFELGLDQFVRGLM comes from the exons ATGGTCGTCTACTCCTTCTACATCTTCGACCGGCACA CGGAATGCATCTACTCCAAATCCTggctccccccccccgccgcctcctccaccgacatcctcccccctacccactcccacccccaacaaccaccacaacaaccaccacaacaaccaccacaacaacccaccTCCAGCATCCTCACCCAAAAACAATACTCCGACAACGCCAAACTAATCTTTGGCACCGTCTTCTCCCTTCGAAACATGGTCCGCAAACTCGGCGGCTCCGACGACGCCTTCATCAGTTACCGAACCGCGCAGTACAAGCTCCACTACTACGAGACAGCCTCCAATCTGCGGTTCGTCATGCTGACTGACGTGGCGACACTGAGCATGCGGAATGTGCTGCATCAGATATATATCAACCTGTGGGTGGAGTATGTGGTGAAGAACCCGCTCAGTCCGGTGGAACAcaaggggggtgagggggtgaggaatgAGCTTTTTGAGTTGGGGCTGGATCAGTTTGTTagggggttgatgtga